One Mesorhizobium loti genomic window carries:
- a CDS encoding AraC family transcriptional regulator: MQVVIFVPSNVHALELAGLTDVFAEANARAAKTFYEVSIVAQDDGPVRCGSGLRVLPDSSYLASPDCPDTLLVAGSVGTPNSPGSDVIDWLTRMAPQARRYGSVCTGAFLLGDAGLLSGRRVTTHWQFASLLAERFPEAKVDGDRVFVRDGPLISSAGSSAAIDLGLSLVEEDLGREVALYVARRLVVFLKRPGDQSQFSVHLAAQTLDRSRLNSVQQHILNHPNADLSVDALARIAAMSARNFTRVFAQEVGIPPSEYVDLTRIDVARYLIEGSRLKIDTIAAKTGFGSSRAMRRAFLAHIGATPSEYRDRFRTAGDGARPPLADPG; this comes from the coding sequence ATGCAGGTCGTCATCTTCGTGCCATCGAACGTCCACGCGCTCGAACTTGCCGGCCTCACGGACGTGTTCGCTGAAGCGAACGCTCGCGCCGCAAAGACCTTCTACGAGGTTTCGATCGTCGCGCAGGACGATGGCCCGGTCCGTTGCGGGTCGGGGCTCCGGGTCTTGCCGGACTCATCATATCTCGCGAGCCCGGATTGCCCCGACACGCTTCTTGTGGCTGGAAGCGTGGGAACTCCCAATTCGCCAGGAAGCGACGTCATCGATTGGCTTACCCGGATGGCTCCGCAGGCACGACGCTACGGTTCGGTTTGCACCGGCGCCTTCCTGCTTGGCGATGCGGGGCTGCTTAGCGGCCGCCGGGTGACCACGCACTGGCAATTCGCGTCCCTGCTGGCCGAGCGCTTCCCCGAAGCAAAAGTGGATGGCGATCGGGTATTTGTCCGCGACGGCCCTCTGATCTCCTCCGCCGGTTCGAGCGCGGCAATCGACCTGGGCCTTTCGCTGGTCGAGGAGGATCTAGGCCGGGAGGTGGCACTCTACGTGGCCCGACGCCTCGTCGTGTTTCTGAAAAGGCCCGGCGACCAGTCTCAGTTCAGCGTACATCTGGCGGCGCAGACCCTCGACCGCAGCCGTCTCAACAGCGTCCAGCAACACATCCTCAACCACCCTAACGCCGACTTGTCCGTCGACGCTTTGGCCAGGATCGCCGCGATGAGCGCGCGCAATTTCACACGGGTTTTCGCTCAGGAGGTCGGTATCCCACCATCCGAATATGTCGACCTTACGCGGATCGACGTCGCCCGCTACCTCATCGAAGGCAGCCGGCTGAAGATCGATACGATTGCAGCCAAGACCGGCTTTGGCTCATCGCGAGCGATGCGCCGCGCGTTTCTTGCCCATATCGGGGCGACTCCGTCCGAGTACCGCGATCGGTTCCGGACCGCGGGGGATGGTGCACGCCCACCTTTGGCCGATCCCGGCTGA